The proteins below are encoded in one region of Labeo rohita strain BAU-BD-2019 chromosome 15, IGBB_LRoh.1.0, whole genome shotgun sequence:
- the or55d1 gene encoding odorant receptor 114-1, with product MDDRTFNFSYKELYLIGFTDMQEYRQYLFIPFLVIFAFTLSANSIIMLVIVKESKLHEPMFILIGFAAALGFIQPIFLLPRMLISFLFGKNMIYKDECLVQMFCLHMAGCFQSTVLVGMAVDRLFAIIFPLQYHDYVNFKSSLIFCLSLCFRNLLYVVAMVGLVGPLYFCKTNVIYHCVCEHTSVVNIACGNLSKNYMAGIIGFGLSSSDCVFIVCSYIVIFVIIARSPAGESCQKAIYTCCTHLMVLSVAFLSVVIAFVGYRVTTIPKDFRVLCTLSYLLLPNCFNPVIYGIRTKEIRVQVVKYLSSKRVDSY from the coding sequence ATGGATGACAGGACATTCAACTTTTCTTATAAAGAACTCTACTTGATTGGATTCACAGATATGCAAGAGTATCGTCAATATCTGTTCATTCCTTTTTTGGTCATCTTTGCTTTCACATTGTCTGCAAACTCAATTATAATGCTGGTGATTGTCAAAGAAAGCAAGTTACATGAACCCATGTTCATTCTGATCGGGTTTGCCGCAGCTCTTGGGTTTATACAGCCAATTTTTCTACTTCCGAGAATGTTAATCAGTTTTCTGTTCGgcaaaaatatgatttacaaGGATGAATGTcttgttcaaatgttttgtcTGCATATGGCAGGTTGTTTCCAGTCGACTGTTTTGGTTGGGATGGCAGTCGACAGATTATTTGCCATTATTTTTCCCTTACAGTACCATGACTATGTAAACTTCAAATCTTCATTAATATTCTGTTTGTCCCTTTGTTTCCGTAACTTGCTTTACGTTGTTGCAATGGTTGGTTTGGTTGGGCCACTctatttttgtaaaacaaatgtGATTTATCATTGTGTTTGTGAGCATACATCCGTTGTTAATATAGCCTGTGGTAATCTGAGTAAGAACTACATGGCTGGGATAATCGGTTTTGGCTTATCATCAAGTGACTGTGTATTTATAGTCTGCTCTtacattgtcatttttgtgATTATAGCTCGCTCTCCTGCGGGTGAGTCATGCCAAAAAGCCATCTACACATGTTGCACGCATTTAATGGTCTTATCGGTGGCATTTCTCTCTGTTGTAATAGCATTTGTTGGCTACAGGGTTACTACCATACCTAAAGATTTCCGTGTGTTATGTACCTTGTCATATCTTCTTCTTCCAAACTGCTTTAACCCAGTAATCTATGGAATACGAACAAAGGAAATCAGAGTTCAAGTTGTTAAATATTTATCCTCTAAAAGGGTTGATTCATATTAA
- the LOC127177507 gene encoding olfactory receptor 52K2-like, protein MNDLTAVNISFTDFKLTGFYSLGEWRPLLFVPFFLMFLLAITANSILIYLIISQKSLHSPMYVLIGLMAVVDLMLPIFFVPNMLLNFLFNWSGISLTGCLIQMFSLHFVGTFQSTLLLWMALDRYFAICKPLYYHKYMEIPNFLKFVVVPVIRNVLLIVATVSLAGKLSFCVTNIIDHCFCEHMVLVQLACGDISINNIVGLLTVFFIPTADFILISISYIVIFTSVFKSGKTKMKALNTCITHFIVMSVTLTFALIAFLSYRIRNNFSPSSRVFVSTMYLLFPSCFNPVIYGVRTKEIRQTFLKFLKNVRVFAL, encoded by the coding sequence ATGAATGATCTTACTGCAGTAAATATTTCATTCACAGACTTTAAACTGACTGGTTTCTACAGTCTGGGAGAATGGAGGCCTTTATTATTTGTTCCTttctttttgatgtttttattggcGATCACAGCAAATTCTATtcttatatatttaatcatCTCTCAAAAATCTCTACATTCTCCTATGTATGTACTAATTGGCCTTATGGCTGTTGTAGACCTAATGTTGCCAATATTTTTTGTACCCAACATGCttctaaactttttatttaactgGAGTGGGATTTCTTTAACTGGTTGCTTGATACAAATGTTTAGCCTTCATTTTGTTGGAACATTTCAGTCTACTTTGCTTCTGTGGATGGCACTGGATCGCTACTTTGCAATTTGCAAACCTCTTTATTATCACAAATACATGGAAATCCCtaactttttaaagtttgttgTTGTGCCAGTAATCAGAAATGTTCTTCTGATAGTCGCCACTGTCTCTCTGGCAggaaaactgtcattttgtgTAACAAATATCATTGATCATTGTTTTTGTGAACACATGGTATTGGTTCAGTTAGCATGTGGAGATATATCTATTAATAACATTGTAGGActtttaactgttttctttATCCCAACTGCAGATTTTATTCTTATCAGTATTTCTTACATTGTGATTTTCACCTCTGTGTTCAAGTCTGGCAAAACTAAGATGAAGGCCTTAAACACCTGCATTACTCACTTCATTGTTATGTCAGTTACTTTGACCTTTGccttaattgcatttttgtcataCAGAATAAGAAACAATTTTTCTCCAAGTAGTCGTGTATTTGTGAGCACAATGTACTTACTTTTTCCGAGTTGTTTTAACCCTGTTATTTATGGAGTGAGAACAAAAGAAATAAGGCAAACATTTCTAAAGTTCCTAAAAAATGTAAGAGTCTTTGCTTTgtaa
- the or55e1 gene encoding olfactory receptor 52K2: MIEELQGANISHTKFIFMGFPEIYKYRRLLFLPFFLSYVLVVVGNSLLLSVIRNTESLHSPMYILVSALAVVDIIVPTAIIPAMLLGFLFDLNEISLTGCLTQMFVTHFFSSVESTILLAMALDRFVAICKPLHYTEIMNSSMFLKLLLFTMIRSGTIMFALVALAAPLSFCESNVILHCYCDHMALVSLACDSITKNNAMGLVVIICFVGIDISVIFFSYVKILHVVLGAAAGEDRWKAFHTCGTHLIVMMCFYFVGSITFLSRNLNIPIPVDVNTFLGVMYIVFPASVNPIIYGVRTKEIRNALLKMFKININRVSIVKVSTIKV, from the coding sequence ATGATCGAGGAACTCCAAGGAGCAAACATCTCACATacaaaattcatatttatgGGATTTCCAGAGATCTACAAATACAGACGTCTGCTTTTCCTGCCATTCTTTCTAAGTTACGTGTTGGTTGTGGTGGGGAATTCTTTGTTACTTTCtgtgatcagaaatacagaaagTCTTCACAGCCCCATGTACATACTAGTGTCTGCTTTGGCAGTTGTTGACATCATTGTACCCACTGCCATTATCCCAGCAATGCTTCTTGGTTTCCTCTTTGACTTGAATGAGATATCTTTAACCGGATGTTTAACACAAATGTTTGTTACTCACTTCTTTTCTTCTGTAGAATCCACGATACTTTTAGCTATGGCTTTAGATCGCTTTGTGGCCATTTGCAAGCCATTACATTACACTGAAATCATGAACTCATCCATGTTTTTGAAACTGTTGCTTTTCACAATGATCAGGAGCGGCACCATAATGTTTGCGCTGGTCGCTTTGGCTGCGCCTTTGTCTTTTTGTGAATCTAATGTTATCCTTCATTGCTACTGTGACCACATGGCACTTGTTAGCTTGGCCTGTGAttcaataaccaaaaataatgCAATGGGATTAGTGGTGATTATCTGTTTTGTGGGAATTGACatatctgttattttcttctcCTATGTAAAAATCTTGCATGTTGTGTTGGGGGCTGCAGCTGGAGAGGATCGTTGGAAAGCATTTCATACGTGTGGCACACACTTAATTGTTatgatgtgtttttattttgtaggtAGTATTACCTTTCTCTCACGAAATCTTAACATTCCAATCCCAGTTGATGTTAATACTTTTCTGGGTGTTATGTATATAGTATTTCCTGCAAGTGTAAATCCAATCATTTATGGTGTGCGAACAAAAGAAATAAGGAATGCTTTattgaaaatgttcaaaataaatattaatagagTTTCCATTGTAAAGGTTTCAACGATAAAGGTTTGA
- the or55c1 gene encoding olfactory receptor 52A5, giving the protein MGDRSVNFSFTEFQLIGFTDLKGYRPLLFIPFCIILVYTLFANGILMIVIAKERKLHAPMYILIGLIAALGFFVPIYFIPRMLVGFLWDMNTITRHECLMQMFCLHFSGCFQSTILLGMAVDRYFAIIYPLRYSDFVNLTNSLIFAAIFSIRNAISIIAMVGLVVPLTFCRTNLIYHSFCEHTSVVNLACNDITKNYLALTVAFSITSVDCFLIFCSYVIIFVVIFRSPSGESRHKAIHTCTTHLMTIAIAYISVTAAFVGYRVATIPRDVRIITSALYHLVPAICNPIIYGLRTTEIRTQIVKFFKFNKIATY; this is encoded by the coding sequence ATGGGTGACCGGTCAGTCAACTTCTCTTTCACTGAATTCCAGTTAATTGGATTCACAGACCTTAAAGGGTACCGGCCGCTACTCTTCATTCCTTTTTGCATCATTTTAGTGTACACATTATTTGCTAATGGCATTTTGATGATCGTCATtgcaaaagagagaaaattacATGCTCCCATGTATATTCTAATTGGACTGATTGCAGCTTTGGGTTTTTTTGTGCCAATATACTTTATTCCAAGGATGTTGGTTGGTTTTTTGTGGGATATGAATACAATTACACGACATGAATGTctaatgcaaatgttttgtctGCATTTTTCTGGATGCTTTCAGTCCACTATCTTACTTGGGATGGCTGTGGACCGATATTTTGCTATTATTTATCCTTTACGCTACAGTGACTTTGTGAATTTGACAAACTCACTTATTTTCGCAGCTATTTTTAGCATTCGGAACGCTATTAGCATTATTGCCATGGTTGGTCTAGTTGTGCCACTTACTTTTTGTAGAACAAATTTGATTTACCACAGTTTTTGTGAGCACACATCAGTTGTCAATCTAGCTTGTAATGATATTACTAAAAACTATTTAGCTCTTACAGTAGCTTTCAGTATAACATCCGTTGACTGTTTTCTGATTTTTTGCTCTTACGTCatcatttttgttgttatatttcGTTCACCTTCTGGTGAATCCCGCCACAAAGCCATTCACACATGTACCACACACTTAATGACCATAGCAATAGCCTACATCAGTGTTACCGCTGCATTTGTTGGGTATAGAGTAGCTACAATACCTCGAGATGTCCGTATCATAACTAGTGCATTGTATCATCTCGTTCCAGCAATATGTAACCCTATCATTTATGGTCTCAGAACCACAGAAATTAGAACCCAAATTGTcaaatttttcaaatttaataaaattgctACATATTGA